The DNA region GATCGAAAAAATACTCCAAACTCTTATGATCGTTGAACACTTCAAATCTAGATTCAAACagataatgtctccaaactttaAGCACAAACGCCACAACTACCAACTCTAAATCATgggtaggataattcctctcatgaaccttcagatgtctcgaagcataagctacaaaCTGACAATTCTGCATAAGCACGCCTTCTAAacccatcttcgaagcatcacaatacaccaCGAAATACTCACTCATACTCGGAAAAATCAAAACTAGTGCTGACGTCAATTTCCTCTTGAGTTCTTAAAAACTCTCTTTGCATTGTACATCCCACACATACGCTTGACCTTTCCGAGTCAATTGAGTCAAAGGAAAAGTTAACTTCAAAAAGAATTATATAAACCTTATGTAATAACCAGTCAAACCCATAAAACTTTTAATATCAGTAATAGACTTAGGAGTCTCCCACTGCAAAAATGTGTCTACCTTAGACGAATCGACCACTATACCACTATTGGAAATCATGTGAACAAGAAAAATCACTTCACGCAACCAtaattcacacttggacaacttTGCATACAATTTCTTCTCTTGTAAATTTTATAGCACAACTCAGATGTTTTTCATGATCTTCATCTATCTTGGAATACACTAAGATATTGTCAATGAACACAACCATAACCTAATCCAAGTAAGGATGGAAGATCTTATTCGTATAGTCCACGAATATACCTGGtgcattagacacaccgaacaACATTACTGAATACTCATTATGACCATATCGAGTTCTAAATGCAATGTTTGAAATATTTTTTGGCTTCACACGAATCTAATGATAACCCGATTGCAAATCAATCTTATGGAACACACAAGCACCAACTAACTCATCCATCATATCATAAATTCTCAGAAAAGGATAATTATTCTTAATTGCAACCTTATTCAGTTGTCGATAATCAacacacaacctcatgctacTATCATTCTTCTTAACCATAATCACTGGCATTCCCCATGATGAAACACTATGTCGATGAAATTCTTCTCAAGCAAGTCCTCTAAATGTTTCTTCAATTCACTCAGCTCTGAAGTAGACATTATATAAGGTCCCATCGACATATGACTGGTACCAGGTACCTAGTCTACAGCGAACTCAACCTCACGTTCTGGTGGCAAATCACTAACATCATTTGGGAGCACTCCGGGAAAATCACACACAACTGGTATATCACCAACCACAACTTTTCTTTCAGCCTTAAAAGAAGTGAACATCAGAAACACACAAGCGTCATCCTTCAAAGACTTTTCCAATTGCTTAGAAGACATAAACATCTGATCTTCACCTAGTTCGAACTCTGAAAACATCACAAACTTGTCAAAATAGTTGATATGAACACGGTTAAACTCCAACCAGTTCATTCTTAGGATAACATCATGTTGTTTAATGGTAAGCATACTAAGTTAATACCAAAGTCCTTACTATAGATAGTCAAAGAACAATTCAAACAAACCTACAAAGTAGTCACCGAATCAGTAGTTGGGGTATCAATAACCATACTCCCAACCATAGAAGATATTGTAATATTCTACTTTCTATCACAATCAAGAGATATGAACAAATGTGTCACACTCGTGTCAATCATAGAAATCAGAGAAACACCATTAATAAAGCATGTATATCGAATCAAATTATCAGATCTACTAGTCTCAACTCCACTCAAAGAAAAAACTTTCCCTTTAGACTGAGCCTTCTTTGGTTTCTGGAAATGAGTACTAATGTGACCTGGTTCTCCCTAGTTGAAGCAAGTTAGCACATTACTCTTACAATTAGAAAAGGTATCCTGACTTCTCACACTTGAAACATTTATGACCATAACTCTTGAATTCAATAGCATGATAACCTATTCCTCCATAGGTAAAACATTTGACAGAGCAGGAGCATCTCCCTCACTTGTCTCTTTCCCACCTAGAGCCTTCCACTTCCACTTATCAGCAGGAGCCCCATAAGGTTTTACACGATTTTGATTCCCAATCCTTTTCTCACTAACACTTTTATAGTGAGAAGATCTAGTACGACTATCTTCGTCGTAGATTTTACACTTTTTAACCAACAATGAGAACTGACGAATCTCATGATACCTTATGGATTGCTTGATCTCTGGATGCAAGCCACTTTCAAACTTGATACACTTGGAACCTTTAGCTCCTACCCCATTGTAATGTAGGGAGAACCTAGGTAATTCCTCAAACTTCACAACATAATCATCAAAAATCATGTTTCCTTGCTTCAACTCAAGGAACTCGATCTCCTTCATGATGCGAACAACAATAGAAAAATACTTCCTAAGGAACCCAGTCTTGAAATTTTCCCATGTGATCTAAGTACCTGCAACTTCAAGCCTTTGGCGATCATTGTCACACCAATACTCTACCTCCTCAGCCAACATATGAGTACCAAACCAAGATCTTCTGTGCTTCTGAACAAACCATCACTCTGAAGATTTTCTCAATCTCTCACAACCAAACCTGATCACCTTCCGATTCGTACCTCCTCCTAAAATTTGGCAGATTGTTCCTCTGAAACTTTCCCAGCCCTTTGAACTCGTCTGCCATCCAATTTTGATTATGCATCGCCTGATTCGCTTGATTCGTAACATGAGTCATAGCCTCCAACGCGTCAGCGATTGCACGATCATTTCTTACAACCATTTCTCTACACACCAATAAACAACGATTAGAAGAAACATTTCATCGACAGTGTTCATACACTTGTTATATACTAGGGAATAAATAATGTTACAAAACCTGAACGGATGGACCGACCTACTCTAATACACACGTCAACATCACACATACAATTACATTCACAACGCATAATTGTATTCACAAACGCAACAACTCATAAacataatcacaattcaccatgTATAATTATgcaaattaatataattattatGTCACCATAATAATAATTCACCTTAATTAGTTACATAGACCAATTACCCAAAAATGGAAGTCAAACATTGAGCACACAAGAAAAACTCATCAAAAACTGGACCGCTTGCTCGAAAATGCTTTATGCCAGCCATGACGACCAGGTCGTCATCATCATCTGGGTGACGACTTTCACCTAACCTGTCATCCAATTCCTTCATAACTTATCATTCCTATGACCACCAGAAGCAGAATTCTCGTCTGGAGACCATGACGGTCTACCCGTCACCCTGCTGACAACCGTCGATTATTCCAGAAGTATGACAGGCAGCCCGTCGACGACCGTCAGTTATCCCAGAAGCATGACAGGTAGCCCATCATGTTCGTGAAGCCCTACACTTTATTATAGAATGCAGTTTCCGTATTTCTGCCATGGGAGCTCATTCGAAGCTCTGATTTCGACCCTTAACACCCTAAATCGCATAGGAATCAATAAACACATATTATATAGAGATCAAATTGCCACATAATCATCAATTAACATCCAATTTCATCAATTAGTCATGGATTCAAGAATATGTTCATAGATCAAACACACAACAATGATAGTGATGATATTCATATTCATACTCAATTCATATACACCAACTTCAATAATATTTAAAACACGAATTTACACAACAAATATTGCAATTATCATTGATTAAACATAATCACATTCAAAGATTCATAAAACACAACAATGATGAATAAAACCTTGAGGAGGGTGAGGATACATCTCTACCCTTCATGCTATACACCTATTCTCAAGTAGTCCCCCCTCCTACCTGAATTTCCAACATTGGTCAAGCTCTAGTTATGGTGATTTTCTTCTCCCTCGAGTCCTTTTTCTTCTCTTCTCACTTTGCCTCTTTTTCCCACTTTTGCAAATTTTACGTATCAGTGAAATTGACTCCCCTATCCCTTTACTATTTATTTTGATCTAATTTATAATTAATTCCTTCTTCACACTTTCCCCCTCCATTAATCTCCACTTTCTCCTTTTTCCCTTTATTTTCTAATAATTCTACTTTTGCCTCAATATCACAGTTTttcttatttatttctatttATGTAATTAATATTCTACtgttttaattaaataaactaattaagTTTTTAATAATCCTCAAACACCACATAATACATATTATCActaattaaattattaaaaacattttaaatcacttgaataattaaataaaaactacAAAATTTCAATGAAGTAAATTAATTAAATTCGGGATGTTACACATTACATATGTCCATCTACACAATTTTCATTCTTATGAGAGTCACTTTGCGCATGTAGATGATGCTTTAACAATGGGGTATTGAGATGTTTTTATGATCATCTTTTAGATTCATATGTCACACATGAGGATCATTTGTAGAACTTTATTACTCCCTCAAGAGAATATACTATAATGAACCTTAAAAGCATTCTATACATGTATCAAACGATAGAcaataaaattttatttttacATTATGTTAAATCATTCTTAATTAAatagttttttttcttcataatACGCAACATCAGTGCTAAGGGCCTTAAATGAGTTTTCCAATCAAAGTTGTATACTTGAATACCATGAATAATTCTAAGACACATTTACGTAACAAGCGCTTTAAAATATCATTCATTACCGCTTGAAAAATGGCAAGAGCATATGTAAAGAGGAAAAATATCTCCAAATATACATTGTGGACCTCATGATCAGATCCCTCCTCCTTCATGTGTATCTGGTGGTATCCGAATTATTTTCAATTAACATCGCTCATCAGTCATCCATTTTTGTTACTCATATGGTCGAACTTGAAAAGAAACTTAAACAATTGTGAATTGCTCATTGCTTTAACAAGCGAGTAACTTTTTTACTCAATCTCATTTTTTTGTTGTGCATGTGTCTATAGGGCCTCACGCTCATTGGTTTGTACCTTGATGTTACACAATGGCATGAGAACCATTTCTGGCTGGCGGTAAATCATTAACCTCGTCGAAAACCTACACAAAATTGTTTAATAGAAGTTTTATTTATCCATGTTGATTGAGAAAAGAACAAACTATACACCCTTTGACCAAGCTCTCCACACTCTTTCCATTTTGGTGAAAAACCCAAATCCCACATTGAGTAAAGATAGATCCTAATAAATGTTTATATATAGGGACATCTCTCACCTTGCAAGTCagttttgtagggatgagttaggTCAAACTCTAATTCTAACATGGTATCAAGAGCATATCAATTCAGGTCACCCCTAATTTATATGCGCACCAAGCCCAATAGTGTTGGCGTAAGAGAGTGTTTTAAAATGATAAAATCTCATATATCGACAATTGGGTCACTCACCATGTATATCCACACACCAAACCCAATAGTGTTGGATGTGAGAGGGTGTATTGTTAAAAACCAAGTCCTATTTATCGATAATTTTCCATACCTACCATTTATATCCACAAATTAAGCTCAATAATGTTAGGCTTGAGGGGGTTTATTGTGAAAAATCCAAGTGCCACACTAGTTAAAGATAGAGTCAAATAAAAGTTATATAGATGAACACTTTTCACCTTACAAATCGATTTTTTTATGAATGAGTTAGGTCAAAATCTAATCTAACACAAACAAATTTCCAACTCAGAAAGTCATACCTctcaaataaaaaaaatttgtCCTCACTCTAGAAGAATGAATCAAGAATGACTCCCTATATTCCCTTACTCAATTCATATATCACATTATCCATAACAAACTTCTAGCTAACAAATATCCATAACAAACTTCTAACTAAGCAATTCCATTAACCGGATCCTTCTCCCCCTTTCTCCCCCATCCCCCCTCTTGCTTCATGTCAAACACCCTCCATACCAATATCTCATTAAAACCATGTCCATGCCTTTCATCTTCAATGGCCCTAAAAAAagtttttgaaatttttatcaaTAAATTCATACAACTCAGCAGTAGAAAACACACCAAACTTCATTAAAAACTCTTATTTTaaatagaatatatatatatatataatatatatatatatatatatatatatatatatatatatatatatatatatatatatatatatatatatatatatatatatatatatatatatatatatatatataagaaagAGGAGATAAATCCAACAAAGGTTAGAGTCAAATTGGCATAAGAAGTGCATGGAAACGGAAATaaatacaaacaaacaaaagtCCAAAAATACAATAGAATACAAAAATAAAAACCACCAAAATCACCTGCTAGGGAGCTCCAGGAAAGGAAAAAAACTCTAAAGAAAGCATCCACTCTACAAAGAACCACCAAAAAAAATACTCAGCTTGAGCTCATACCGCCAAACCGACCATTAACAGATCAAATAACTACAAGAAGCACTAAAACTAATGAACACCTCTTGAACATGTCAAAACTTTTGATCAGCTAAAGTTTTAGACGCATGATAGGGTTATGAAGAAATTAAGAGAAGGAGGATGATTCCGATGTTAATTTGCTAAGATACCAGTTCCAAGTAAAAATAAAACTCTTTTCATCCCTTCTTTCACGTTTGTTGACATAGAAAAAAATAGTTTACTATTACACATTGACAAAACGGTTCACACCAATGCATTCCAAGTCATATAAAAACTTCCCTAATAAGTTAACCTTAGCtcctaaaaataataaaaacacAAAAATAATCCCAGGCTCCATTGGAATAACCTATATTTACAGCACCTCCACACCCAACTATAAATTTCCTCACTAAACTGAAATTCTGGGAGAACCGAAAAGTAATTAGAGATCAAAGGTTAGTCATAGGCAAAGAATAGGCACCTCAATTTAAAGTCTTAATAAATCTTCCCCTCTTCCCACCTCTCTATGTCACCCACAAATCCATCTTGAATTTGGGAGATGGTATAGAGTCTGTGAAACCTAATCTTGTTAAGTATAGTTCCTATCCAAGGGACTTCCCAAAAGTATGTTTGAAGACCCAACCTACCTTCTTAATAAACCATGTCTCAAACCAATTTAGAGAATCAACTTTTTTGGAGTCGGGAAGGGCCACTCCTTTCCACCAAAATGAAATAGAGTGAAGCCTCATCGACTTGTCCCTGCACAAGGAAGAAACATAAAATACCTCATATCGAGCATAAATGACATTAAACCAAAGACCAGAAGTACTCGATAAAAGTCTCTATCTCCATTTGAGGTGAAGGGATAGATTAAAATGACATATATATCTAACGCCTAAACACCCATTCTTATTAGGTTTGCACATATCATAACACCTCACCTATGAAATCTTGGAATCATATTTTAAATCTTCCCAAAGAAACCTCATATGAATCTTAACTAATTTCTTCCACACTTTCACTAACCTTTTTAAAAAATAAAGGAAGAAAACAGGAAGAACATTGAGGACATAATTAAGACGAATAACTCTCCCTTCTAAAGCTATCATACATATGATTCCAAAACTGTAGTCTCCTCCACACCTGGTTAACTAGTGGTTCCCAAATAGCTCCCCACTAGGGGTTGACTCCTACTCGCAACCCTAGGTACCTAAACGGGAAAGACTCAATTTCGCAATGAAGACAATCCTAAGCTAACTCTACAAAGGAAGTCACTCTTATGAAAATAAACCCAAAGGTCATAAGCTAGATCAAAACCCCTCATAATCCATAAAATATTGATCGAAGGATCAACCAAGATTAAGGAAACATCTGCATACTTGAAGTGGGAAACCTTCAAACTAAAAAAAGACTAAACTCAGAAGTTCTCATAATCAACCCACTAAGACCTCCATCCACTAAGAGGAAAAGGAAAGGAGTCAGAGAATCTCCTTACTTTAGCTGTGTTGGATCTTAGTCTCTTGAGTTAGGGGTCGTTAACCATCACATCTAAGTTACTTGAAAATACACAGGCTCGAATCTAGGATCTTCATTTAACATTAAAGTCAAATTTGATCAACATATAATCCAGGAAGATCCAACTAACTTAGTCATAAGCTTTCTCAAAGTCAACTTTAAAGATTATACAAACCTTTTTGGTGAGTCATACTAAATCAATCACTTCATTAACTGCAACTACTCCATAAACCAACATTCTTCCTTTTAGTAAAACCGACTGATTATGAGAGATCAACTTATCCATCACCGACCATAGTCTCTTTGCTAGAACTTTAACTTATAAAAGATCCCATAATAGAGATAGGTTGAAAGTCACCCAAGGAAGAAAGATTCTTAATTTTAAGGATAAGGGAGTTAAAGTAGGAGGCAATACTATGAGGTAAAGAGGCAAACTGATGAATCTCAGAAAACAAGATACCCTAATCTTCCCTCATCAAATTCCATAACCTTTTGAAAAAAGAGAAGTTATACTCATCAGAACGTGGACTCTTATTCTCGTCACATTAAGAAACAACCTCATCAAACTCCTCAAGAAGGAAGGGGGTGTCAAGGCCAAATCATCCTCCACTTTGAGGGACCAGAAAGGATCCCCTTCAAGTTTGAGCCGATCTTAATTCAATTCTTGAAACCGCTTAGAGAAATAATTAAAAACCTCTTGCCGAATAGTGGATAACCCTTCAATCCAACTATCTCCCACGTTAAGGGCTAAGAACGAATTTCTTCTACTCCTACTCTTAATCGAAGCATGAAAGAAACATGAATTGGCATCCCCTTCTTTGAGCCTCTCCGCCTTTGCTCTTTAGGACAACTGGAAGTTTTTTTATCCTAAATAGAGCCCAAAGATCACGATGGCCCTAGACCTAGTGTACCAATCCTCAACAGAAAGGGCTCTTTGATCGACCAACAAATCCAGATTTCCAACCACAAGTCGGAGATACTCAATTAGATAATTCAAATTAGCAAACACTGCAAGATGAGTCCCTGTGGTTACTTACCATCATATACACATGCATTGATATATATAGTTTGAACCATTCTTCATTTCATCCTACTTTTCTTATGTCTTCTTTCTCTTTACACTTTTCTCTCTTATCTTTATTCTTACAATATACAAAACTCTTGTTTGTTTTGTAGATGCAAAGAGGCTAATTGGTAGGAAATTTTCTGACCACATAGTTCAGAGTGATATGAAATTATGGCCATTTAAAGTAATTGCCGATCTCAATGACAAGCCTATGATTGTTGTCAATTACAACAACGAGGAAAAACATTTTGCTGCTGAAGAAATCTCATCAATGGTATTGGCAAAAATGCGAGAGATTGCAGAAACTTACCTTAGGTCTAAAGTAAAGGATGTTGTTATAACTGTTCCAGCTTACTTCAATAACTCACAACGCCAGTCTACTAGAGATGCAGGTGTTATTGCAGGCCTCAACGTTATGCGAATAATCAATGAACCTACTGCAGCAGCAATTGCATATGGGCTTCACATGAAACCATTTAATCATGGAAGAAGAAATGTATTCATTTTTGACTTAGGTGGTGGCACATTGGATGTGTCCATCCTCACATTTGAAAACGGTGATATTCAAGTTAAGGCCATCGCGGGAGACACTCACCTCGGGGGACAAGACTTTGATAACACAGTAGTGAATCATTTTGTGAAGGAGTTCTTGAGGAAGCATAAGATTGACATTAGTGGAGACCGAAGATCGGTTAAGAGGTTGAAGAACGCTTGCGAGAAAGCAAAGAGGGTACTTTCGTCCACTCCCGGGACCACCATTGAGATAGATAGTTTAAATCAAGGTATAGATTTCTACTCATCGTTTAGTCGCGCGAAGTTCGATGAACTCAACAAGAATCACTTCAAAAAATGCATGGAGATTGTTGAAAAATGTTTAATAGACAGTGGAATGGACAAGAGTAGCATTCATGATGTTGTCCTTGTTGGTGGCTCTACAAGGATCATAAAAGTTCAAGAACTGTTGAGAGATTTCTTCGAAGGGAAGCAATTATGCAAAAGCATCAATGCAGAGGAGGCTGTTGCACATGGTGCTGCTGTTCATGCTTCTATATTGAGTGGTGAGTGTAGTGAAAAGGTTGAAGATTTGCTATTGAGGGAGGTGATTCCTTTGTCCCTTGGATTGCAGACTCATGGTGGAATCATGGAGATTATAATTCCTAGGAATACTATAATCCCTACAAACATGCAACATGTGTTCACCACACATCTTCACAACCAAGTCAATATTTTAATCCATGTTTATGAGGGTGAGAGGCTAAGAACCGAGGATAATAACTTGCTAGGCAAGTTTGTGTTGGAAATTCCTCCGGCTCCGGTAGGTGTTCCTCAAATCAAGATCAGCTTTCAAATTGATGATGATGGCATCTTACATGTCTCTAGCACAGAAAAATCACTTGGAGTTAATAAAAGGGTTAAAATAATAAGTGACAAAGGAAGGCTTTCAAAGGATGAAATTGAGAGGATGATCAGAGATGCTGAGAAGTACAAAGATGAAGACAAGAGGTATAGGAAAAAGGTAGAAGCAAGAAGGGCATTGGAGAGTTATGCAATCAAGATGAGAAATGCCATAGAAGATGAGGAGATTAGCTTGAAGCTTTGTTCAGAAGACAAGAAAATGATCAATGATGCAGTTAATTTGGTTCTGATGTGGCTTGATGTGAATGAGATTGCAGAACAAGATGAATTTGACTTTTATAGAACCATTCTTTCAAGTGCTTTTGATCCAATCATTGTGAAGATGATAAAGAATGAGGGGAATGGTGTGAAACCAGGTACTGTTGTTGGGTATCCTCTTAATAGTAGAAAGAATCGTTGGATATTGTTATTAGCAAAATATAGTTTTCAGATAGTATATTCTGCTGCAACAGGTAACATCACTGGGTTAGTTTCCTCTATAGTTTTGGActtatttataaataattaacTCATTATATGATACATTCATGTTTAAGATGACAATATGAACTGTAAGATAAATTGTTGAATTTGCATTTGGGATGTATATGAACCCTTTGTACTATATATGGGATATTGTACATACAAATATTCATGTTGAAGGTGGTGATTATGTGAAATGTAAGATAAATGGTTGAGCTTGCTTTCGGATGAAGTTATTAGATAGAGTATTAAATGGTTTGAAATTATGGTTTGAAATTTTATAAAATTCTGTAGTATTGATCTATTTAATAAATGTTTTTAATATGACTGATGAATTGATGAAATATAATGTTTAATGAGTTATTAAAGAGGAGTATTTTTCTTGAAAACTCGGATGAAGTTTACAAATGAGATGGTGAACTAAGATTCGATGGTGATCCATGGTATGTATTTTTGTGTCTCAATGCTCAGATTTAATTTGACTGATGAATTGATGGTCGAAAATGAAAAGATATTTAAGATTAGAGTAGTGTTTAGTTTGATGTGACACCTTCGCTAGGCCATGAAAGTGGAGTTCTAAGGTTTCGGAGACTTAGAACCTTCTACTTTGGACATCTATTAGTAAGGATACATGTCAGAAGATCTTATCCAGATACTATCTAACTTATCTAACGATCATGCTCCTTCTAGTTTCTATGATTATATGTTCTTCTAAAGCAAGTCCATCTTAATTTTCATGGTGCTAGAACCTTCTTGTATATAACTTCGATAAAGAGTGACATCATTATTTTGACGTCATCGAGGTCATTAGTTTAATGTATTTTCCGTCTTTTAAATTTCTTGATTCAAAAGTCTCTTTATAAATAGTGAACCAGGACTTATCACTTTCTTCTAGTTATGCTCTTTTATGCTCAAAATATTAACTCTTACAATTATTTCTTTTTTGTGTAATTTCTTCGAAGTTTTCTTTTTGACACTTATATATCTCTGTTGGTCCCCTCTCCTCATTGATGTGCTCATCTCTTTGTCGAAATTTCTAATAAGGGGTGTATCCCTTcttctttttctttatttcactACTATGAAAAATATCTTTTATCTAGATTTCATATGCAAGGTAATAGAGAGCGTCGTGAAAACTTGCCATTTTTCTCTTAATTGTAGATCCACCGAACAGAAAATTGTATTGGTCATTGGTTCGACCCCTAGCAgtaatatttttgttttttcaaaactaGAAAGTGTGTGTCACATACCTCTCAGTTTTTGTTATTATCCGTGGAAAAAACAATTTACGTCGATTTGAAATAATAACCGAGGGATAAACCATATTTTTTtcaattataatttattttaaattttaatttgaTATGTATTTTTTTAATACAAACTATATACAAATTTTGTCATAGAATCAGAACATCTTATTTTAAAACAGAATATAACCAAATATACACATAATACCAAATTACATTATTTATAAAAAATCAAATGTACACATATC from Lathyrus oleraceus cultivar Zhongwan6 chromosome 1, CAAS_Psat_ZW6_1.0, whole genome shotgun sequence includes:
- the LOC127126768 gene encoding heat shock 70 kDa protein 18 isoform X1, yielding MAGNGKKVAIGIDLGTTYSCVAVWRHDEIEIIVNDQGNRITPSYVAFTDSQRMIGDPAFNMVTCNPTNIVFDAKRLIGRKFSDHIVQSDMKLWPFKVIADLNDKPMIVVNYNNEEKHFAAEEISSMVLAKMREIAETYLRSKVKDVVITVPAYFNNSQRQSTRDAGVIAGLNVMRIINEPTAAAIAYGLHMKPFNHGRRNVFIFDLGGGTLDVSILTFENGDIQVKAIAGDTHLGGQDFDNTVVNHFVKEFLRKHKIDISGDRRSVKRLKNACEKAKRVLSSTPGTTIEIDSLNQGIDFYSSFSRAKFDELNKNHFKKCMEIVEKCLIDSGMDKSSIHDVVLVGGSTRIIKVQELLRDFFEGKQLCKSINAEEAVAHGAAVHASILSGECSEKVEDLLLREVIPLSLGLQTHGGIMEIIIPRNTIIPTNMQHVFTTHLHNQVNILIHVYEGERLRTEDNNLLGKFVLEIPPAPVGVPQIKISFQIDDDGILHVSSTEKSLGVNKRVKIISDKGRLSKDEIERMIRDAEKYKDEDKRYRKKVEARRALESYAIKMRNAIEDEEISLKLCSEDKKMINDAVNLVLMWLDVNEIAEQDEFDFYRTILSSAFDPIIVKMIKNEGNGVKPGTVVGYPLNSRKNRWILLLAKYSFQIVYSAATGNITGLVSSIVLDLFINN
- the LOC127126768 gene encoding heat shock cognate 70 kDa protein isoform X2; protein product: MAGNGKKVAIGIDLGTTYSCVAVWRHDEIEIIVNDQGNRITPSYVAFTDSQRMIGDPAFNMVTCNPTNIVFDAKRLIGRKFSDHIVQSDMKLWPFKVIADLNDKPMIVVNYNNEEKHFAAEEISSMVLAKMREIAETYLRSKVKDVVITVPAYFNNSQRQSTRDAGVIAGLNVMRIINEPTAAAIAYGLHMKPFNHGRRNVFIFDLGGGTLDVSILTFENGDIQVKAIAGDTHLGGQDFDNTVVNHFVKEFLRKHKIDISGDRRSVKRLKNACEKAKRVLSSTPGTTIEIDSLNQGIDFYSSFSRAKFDELNKNHFKKCMEIVEKCLIDSGMDKSSIHDVVLVGGSTRIIKVQELLRDFFEGKQLCKSINAEEAVAHGAAVHASILSGECSEKRMIRDAEKYKDEDKRYRKKVEARRALESYAIKMRNAIEDEEISLKLCSEDKKMINDAVNLVLMWLDVNEIAEQDEFDFYRTILSSAFDPIIVKMIKNEGNGVKPGTVVGYPLNSRKNRWILLLAKYSFQIVYSAATGNITGLVSSIVLDLFINN